The nucleotide sequence AGAGGAACTCGTCGACTACTACCTCAGGAAGAAGGTGGCGTCCAACAAGATCGACCTTGACGTCATAAAAGACGTCGATCTGTACAAAATTGAGCCTTGGGATCTCCAAGGtaagaaataaataaatacattctGAAACAAGTAGTTCATGCAACGGATGAGTTGGTAGTACATACAGACTTGCTTCTAAATATACAGACGCAGAAACTATTGATGACATTACACATGCATTTGGAATGGGCAGAGAAGTGCAAGATTGGGATGGAGGAGCAGAACGAGTGGTACTTCTTCAGCCACAATGACAAGAAGTACCCGACGGGCTCTCGCACCAACCGGGCGACCACCGCCGGGTTCTGGAAGGCGACGGGGCGCGACAAGCCCATCTACACCAAGAGCTGCCTCGTCGGGATGAGGAAGACGCTCGTTTTCTACAGGGGCCGCGCGCCCAATGGCCAGAAGTCCGACTGGATCATGCACGAGTACCGCCTCGAGACCACCGAGAACGGGACCGCTCCTGTACGTAAGCCTGCCTGCCTGTCAGTCTAGCTGAACGTAACAACAAATCGTCGATGTGAATGTGATCGAGCATGTCATTCAGCTGAGCTGACAGCATTTGCTTCTGCTTGCCCGTGCACGAACGAATCGTGGGTGGTTCAGGAGGAAGGATGGGTGGTCTGCAGGGTGTTCAAGAAGCGAGTGGCGACCGTGCAGAGGATGGCCGACGGCGCGCCGTGGTTCGACGACCACGTCGCCGGCGGGTTCATGCCGGACCTCATTAGCTCGCCGAGGCAGCTGATGCACCACCACCATCCGGCAGCGGCGGTGTACAGCGGCGGCCAGCAGCAGCTCTACCACTGCAAGCCGGAGCTGGGGTACCACCACCTTCTGCCCAGCCAAGACGCCTTCTTGCAGCAGCTCCCTCAGTTGGAGAGCCCCAAGCCTCCTCCCGCCTACATTGCCGCCCAAGGCAGCTGCAGCCTCCAGGCCTCTGGGTACGCAGCGCAGCAACCGCCCCTGATGGAGGCCGCATACATGGACGACTCGGTCACTGATTGGAGAGTGCTCGACAAGTTCGTCGCGTCTCAGCTCTTCAGCCACGGCGATGGCACAGCGAAAGAGGCCGGTTACCCCAGTCCGGCGCAGGTGTTTCAGGCTGAGAACAAGCAACCGGAAGAAGCACTGGACTACGCTTCCACATCTGCCTCTGCTGGCGGCGAGGCCAACATGTGGAAATAGCTACTGCAGAACGTACACGAATCCATTGGATGCTCTATACAATTCATATATACAATATATGCCTCCCAAACCTGAGTGAGTGTACAAATATATAGCATGCAATGCGTGTCATGGCACATGAAaatatacatatatgcataatAAACATGTAGCCAAAGTGGTTATATATGTTATTGACATCAGGTCTCAAGACCTGGTGTTAATAAGGTAGCTAGCCGAAAACTGAAGCTAAGGAGCTTTAGCAACTGACTTGACAATTTGTAAAAATAGTCAAGCTGTCGATGGACGTCTATTTGTACGGTCCATCCAGAACGGCAGCTCTGGTTGCTGCCGATGCATCAGCAATGTTTGTGAAATTGAGTGGAAAGTTTATTTACTGAGACACTCCTCTGTTGAACTTTCCGCTTTTGCATATGTTGGCTTTAGAACAAAGCAGGGGCCACTTCTTTCGAGCAAGAAGCACATGATATGATCTAGTATTTCATATACGTATACTATGCTACATATGGCATTCAGTACTTGTGGGGGATACCCGGTAcccacaagataagacatgggccgccTCCCAAAGGTAGCCCAGTCCATAAGATCAAaacgtgcaccgcaaggctataAGAAGATGCGATTTATTGTATAATATTAAAtaggatatttttcttgtaaccctaactctccagagtatataaggagaggcagggatcTTGTAGTAGGCATCTCTAcatatctcaatgcaatacatcggaacacaggatgtaggtattacatcatactgacggccgaacatGTCTAGATCTTGTGCCTCGGTGCTTGTATTATCATCTAATTCGTATCTCGcgtacctccaccgattcatctactatcatgggcatacccctcagtAGACTGTCGATCAAATTTCGTCGaaagtggcgcgccaggtaggggatgtgCGTGCTGATTCTATGGCGAACCAGATGAGAATCTTTTCTTCAATCAACGTCGCCGGCAACTCAGCATTCGGCGTTGCCGCTGGCAGGCAGCGGATTGCTTTCCTTAGCGAACGGTCGCACATGCTGGAGTTCGACGCCTTGCCATGCACCTCCAACAGACGCAACACGCGACAGCAATATCGGAGTCAAGCAATCTAAGAAAGCTAAGTCAATTCGCTTTCTAATTAAATATTGTTATTATCTTCTAGATATACCCGTATGTTTGCATGATTTCGGTTGGGAAAAACCTAATCGCATCTTGTTGTTACTCGTGATTTCTGATCGGATACGTAAGATCGTTTCCGCGGATCACGACAACCAGCAATTAGGAAAGGCGATCGGCGATAACGCGATGTGGAGCAGTGTTTCCACCAAAGATGTTGGTCGACCGTACAAGTTAATTGGAGTAGTTCAAGAGATATACAAGCACATATGCATCTGGATCTACACCACCATGCAAGCAACCTCACGTATCTCaggcatgcaaggaagatctCGGACTGCGCCCTCGCCTCGGTCGGACACGCTCAAGGGCCCTCCCCACGCGGATTGACTCCGTCAGGCTCCGATTACACCTGTTCGCTTATGACTCCACATACCCGTTCGAGCTGTCAAGCGAGCCATCCAAATCACACCCATCTACTCGGACATCATGACTCGCTGACTCACTTGCCGACTCCTCTACTCCACTTGGTGTCAATCAAGCTAAggcaaactttaatattcttctaaatattctctaatcttcgTGCGTCTCCGATGTCTCTCTATGTTGTTTTCTCCATAATCATTCTTCAAATGACTTTTTTCTCcgtgtataccatcttaaagatgacacacGTTTTTGACTCAATAAATCTCCGAAcaatcatgttgatgctcggatgtccctagagacGACCCTGTCTCCGGCTTCTCCCTACATGTGACGAGCATCTCCCCTCTGCGTTACGGGTGGTCGGCGACGGCTCCTTgacgacgctttgttcttcctatacgcacacgggctccgcgctccgcgttatggttaacgggctagctagggctggagactgaGCTACAAACAAACTATtcggatggtttatattaaatataaacacttcTTCCAAAAACAAACATAATGTTCATCTACAACCGATGACCGAGCTGCATACGTTATTTCATCATTGctgattttctttcgggtttcatacATTTTATTTTTACACCATgaactacccgttctacatatttttaTTTCAGGGGCCTGGTTTAGTCAACGAGCTTACGCTCGGGGACATCCGTCAGGAAGGATAAGAGGATCATCGTCTGGGTGGTCGCGCCACCTGGCACTTGGACTTCACCACCGACCAACTGGTCGGACCATTTGGCTCATGGATTTCATCACCGACCAATTGGTCGGACCGTTCAACGCTCACTTCCGCTCAGGCATTCACTTCACtgtcgaccagttggttggactgctcgACACTCATCACCAACCCGTTGGTCATATTGCTCGTCGCTTCGGCTTTATCGACAGCTATGCTGAGGACTTgccagctatgctagggactcctcgccccttggattctttgtgcaagagtcgccagctaagctgggtaCTCCCTTGGCATTTGGattttgctacgtctcatcggtgtgctatcaagttgctccatactATTCGGATCGGGTGTTGATCTTGGGCAATATGACCAACGTTCGGGGTCTAAATAAGTACATGACAGATGATGTTGACAAGCTTTCATTAAAATTCTGACCCTGTTACAAGATTCATTTTTTCATCTTCCAGCATGCTtaaggactaagtggctacacttcacctaacaATGAATGTagtacttttttttttatttacccTTCTTATTGACTAAGGAGTCTAAATGGCTACACTtcgcctaaggtggagaatttttaatttttatgttgagccccttacatccttctagcaaactTTACTCGAGTAAGTCCGAGCCTAGCTCCCAGTTGAACTTAGCTCCCAGTTGAACTGCTCGAACATCTGCTTCAACTGCTCGGACACCGTTTTCAACTGCTCGGACACCTGGTTAACAACTTGGATGCTTGTTTCAACAGCTCGGTTCACAGTTAAACTGGTCGAAAGCCTGTCTCTGGTGATCAGCAGCAAGTTGAACagctcgaacaagctcaagatggcgttgcttAAAGGAAACAAGGCACTCGGAGACTAGCTGTGGATGATATACCCCCGctacccacaagacaagacataggccacgccccaaaggtggcccaggccataagatcaaggcgtacaccgtaaggctacaagaagatgtgatttattgtataatatCAAATATGATATTTTCCTCGTAACCTtgtccctccagagtatataaggagaggcaggggtcccgtAGTGAACATCTCCAcatatctcaatgcaatacatcgaaACACAGGATgcaggtattacgtcatactgacggccgaatctgtctaaatcttgtgtctcggtgCTGGTATTATCATCTAGTTCGTATCTCGCGCACcttcaccgattcatctactatcgTGAGCATAtccctcggtagactaccgacTAGATTTCGTCGACGGTACTCAGCGCCCATATCTCATCTACATCCTGAATTTTACCTGATTCCGTTGCAATGTTACAACAATTGCAAGACGAGAAGAAAAACGACTGGTTTCTCTGCACTATTCTGCTCTTACTCAATCTCCAATGTAATGTACACCATCTAGTCACCAGTTTCCATGTTGGATCAATCCTCTCTCAGTTTGCATCGCACATACCAGTAGCTGGATCACAGAAACCATCTCGGTCAAGAAGCTTTTGTGGCGGGGCACTCAATAGAGGGGATGAAGGGCTCCCATATGCGTTTCGACGGCTATTGCCACATCCTAGGCTTTTTCGGGTGCTTACCCCTGTTATGGGGTTGGTCCCACTTGCATATTTGCATAATGCCTGCAAAAATAATATCAGAAATCAAGAGATCACATAAGCATTGACCATAGAACCTGACAATCTCCAAGAATAACAGCATCGATATGTGATGGCATTGTCATTTACGTAACTATGTACCTGTTTCTGTGGTAGGTCAATAACAGCATCACTGAAGTCAGCACCTTCAATGATCGCTCCTCCAAGATCACTACGTGTTAGGACTGACCGTACAAGGACAGCATTTGTAAGGTTAGCTTCATTTAGAACCTGCCACAAACATACAATGTCTCAAAACTTGTTTGAACTGCAAATCTGTCAGGGAATTATGTATATTGACAACTTCCTATATCAAATGCATAACGGGAGAATTCACTAGTTGCCATGGATTGCAATTTAAATAATGAAATGACATTTGCCAGTCTAACAATGCAAGCATTAAGTACATCAGAACAAATATAACTACACCCCGTTCTTCATCCGGCTTGCCTTACATAAACATAATTTAGATGGCCCAATGGCTAATGGAAGAGGATTCTCAAACTAATAGTTGACCCCAATGTGTAACTGGAGCTCGGAAACACGCAGAAACTGCTCGCTGGTCAGCAACAGTAGTCAATAACTGCTTCCTGACAACTACCCTGTTCACAGTTTGGTCTTAAACCATTCAACTTGCCAATCCAAACCAGACAGGACCAGTAGAAGCAGTTACGCGGGTTAGCTGGTTTTCTGGTTTGAAATCCATATGTGCGAGCACTGGTTAGGTTCGACATGGGTTAGAAACCGGCATACCTGCTCAACCATACCAATCTGTGCATGCGCTCATGGCGTCAGTCACATCTGTATACCATGACGAATGCAGTTGATGTGCAGCAAACGGCGGAAGAGTGAGAGACATTAGTTGAGCTCAAGCACCACCAGGCAAACTACAAATGTGCAATCATCGACAAGAAGTGGGAACATCGCTGCAGGTGAGAGTCATCAACAGTGGTGCAAATCCAGATGAGGAAGCACAGAGTACAGTGTAGTGTATCCATGCCAAGCAGGGAGGTCCAGATAGACGATACAGGGCCATTTGTGCAGGGCCAAGGCTGTCATCCATGCCGGAGGTTACCGTCTTGGCTTGATGTAGCATCCACAAAGCGACCTAACTGATCTGATTTCCATGACAGAGCTCGAGTCCTTTCCCcttgaacacgcaggagagctgtgcATCTTTTATATTAAAGAGAAAGGAGGGGGGAAGAAACCCCGTACAAGGCAACATACTTACCTCCActaggagataaaagaatgttgCAATAAAAAAATGCATAGGCTTATCACCCCATACAAATACAAGAGCACGCCCGACCATGATAACAGTTTACTCTATAACCTCCACACGACCAAAGAATAAATCCTGAAATTTCCAACCTCCAGCAAAACACCATATCTGCAGCTCTTCATTAAAAAAAGTGTTGGGCTGCTGGCAATGATGGAGAGGCACAATAAAAAACACATCCATTTCTGAGATTTCATAGGGTCCAAGCTCCCAAAATGACAACACTGTTGAACCCTTTTCTTTAAGGCCTTCCAATTTTTGGCTACCTTTCCTCCACCAAACAGTGAAGCATTCATCATGGCGCCCAGGTGAAGTGTGTTGGGGGAGGCCAATAGGGGCCAGCAAATTATGCCACAATTGCCTAGCAAAAAACACAGCTGGTAAGAATATGTTGCACCATCTCCTCCTCTTGATCACAAAGAACACAACGCTTGGGATGTGCAAGCCCCCATTTAATCTGCTGTCCAGCACCGTTTTGCTAACTGAGCTCGAGTCCTGATATTGCCATTAGCTACTGTCAGCTAGTTCATTCAGTTTCGTCAGAAAGGAAGCCAGTGCTGAATGCTCAAGTTCAGAGACTCCGTTCTTCAGCATTTGATTGCTATCCAACGAATTTGCTTCAACTGAGTCACTTGCTTTGCTTAGCACCAAACTATGTTTGCTTTCATATTTTTCAGAAGTTAAAAGTGTTTATCTTTTAATTAATGTAGTCATCGATGCCTCAGTCTGTAAGGAGCGCGAGTGTTGGCTGTAAGGCTTAATCGAAGAACCCTAGTTCTGTAGTAGCAGTAGTCAAGTAAAGCAGGCTGTCCTGTACTTGAATCCTTCAATCAGTTGAGTTATCTGCCAGTTAAGGTATTCCCCTCTATGTTCTTCAGCTCTGGCTGTTCTTTTCTTGTCAGATCACTCTGGTTCTTGATAGCTACACCAATAGCACCACTCCTCACCCCAAACGGACGCAGCAACCATGGTGGTGTGGCATTACCTGTTTGAGGCTTCAGCCAGAGAAGGTATATACGGTGGGACTCTTTCCCGTGTTTGGCGGTGGCATACATGATGCCGCTCCTCTCTATGGCCAACAGCAGCTGTATAGAGGAATAATCAGAGAAGTTCAAGTGCCCCTTGCTGGACGCGAGCTTCATCTAGATGCTTCTGGTGTATGCATACAGTTTAACCCAGCCAAACCGGTAAACCCACATGAAACCAACCCAGCAATTATCAGCCATAAAACCATAGAAACCAGACTGATTCAGCTAAGATAGTCCATCGACACGTTAGTTTCAGAAACCAGCAAACCCCCCAAAACCGTGGATGAACAGGTCTGCTAGCAACTCTCTCCCATCCACCGGACACTGGGTTAGCTGCCAAATAATGGACTAATGGCTCAAAAGGTTTGGTagtaaagaaaagaaagaaacaaGTGCATCGTCCAAACAAATTGGCCACCACACTGCAAATCTAAGTTTGTTCTCATGGAGGAAGCATCACTTGGACCTTGGCTAGAGCAAAATGCCTCCATGGGAGAACTTTGGAGCATATGATTGTCAGAATATATAAAGAGAAGGATTTTGCCTACTGCTTCTGCTTATTTATCTTTCTTAATCTTCGTTCGGTTTCTCTTCCAGTAGttgttttttaaaagaaaaaaaagaatgtCTTGCCACTAGGCTATTTGTAAAATAACCTTGCATCTCTAATATAACTGTGGGGAGAACCGAACAATAGTTTCGTCGGTGGAGCCCCCACAGTTGAGAGGTCGCCCACCCAGGTTCGAACCCAGGTGCTCGAAGGTTGCATGAGTAGCCCCCACAGTTGAGAGGTCGCCCACCCAGGTTCGAACCCAGGTGCTCAAAGGTTGCATGAGTACCTAAAGGTTGGGTACTTGGTACTCCTCTCTCAAGAAAAGCCAAAGGGAAATCCCTCTCCATGGccattttttaatatatttatgtGGGTAACTCTGCTACATATAGCTTTTTGAAAAAAGTACAGCTACTCTGAGCAAGACTTATGCTTCATTAAATTATCTTTAACACCCAAATCTTAAAATCCTGTACTTAAACAAATGTGAGGGTAGTATGGGAGAATGTGAGTGAGATATTGCATGCCCAAAAGGAAGTAGAATTTTCCTTAAGCGAGGATATGTTTTGAACTTGGCCATATATAACTATAGGGCCAATAACATACTTACAAATTTCTATATTTTTATTCTAGTAATGCAGATAATTCTTCAAAATATGACCAAGTGCACATTGTTTCAGAAAGTGGTATATGTATCGATGTGTTGAACATAGAGTAAATGAGTAGTGCTGCTCCTAAATTTCCAATGACTTTCCACTGCACaaaaagggtgtacccagtgcagagagctcccgctctgtgcggggtctggggaagggtgtcagtggcaagtcttaccctcgcctgtacaatgcgaggagaccgcgactcgaacccgggaccttccggtcacaggcggtaagactctaccgcttgcaccaggcccgcccttcgacTTTCCACTGCACAACAGATGATTTTTTCCTTCTTCCttccttttttcttttaaaaTGAGCCTCTAGATGTATATGAATCCATGGCCCAGAAGAAGATGCAGTGTATCAGTCTTGTTGATTAGTCTCAGTTAGATGTACTTGTAATATGTACCAAATGCCAAAGGTTTATCAATGCTATTCAAAGATTTGCTGAAAGGATACTAGAAACAGAGGAAGCCAATGCTATGGATATTATTTCTAGAACTAAAAGTGGAGATAACATTCCAACAGTTAATCAACTTGGGTACTATTGTGATATCTTTTATTAACCTCAAAAATCAAGAAGGATTATCGCAATCATAATTTATTACTACAGAAAGGAGAAAACATAGGGACAACCTTTAAAGCTGACCTAGAATTTAGATGTGTAATTGCGTATGCTCCATCTATGCCTATAATCACTGGAAATATGAACCATATATTTCAATAAACATAAGAAATCACATGCATTTGGGAAAAAAATATTGGTATGGTTCAACAATATGACAAAGCTAAAACCTAAAAGTACTAATTCAGTTTTTACCATGCGGTCCATTAATGTATCGCTCAAATCGGCACCTGAAAAGGTAAACAACAGCACTGGTAAAAAAACACAAAATAACTGCATGAATATtctaaaatgttccaaggccaTATACTCAAATGTGGTAAAAATCACATCAACAGGATAAAAAGATTCAGATATAGAGTTCCTGTTCTGTAATTTACTTTGGTTTTTGCTCAAAATAAGGGAAGTTTCTACAATTCTAGATAAAGTGCTGGAACAACAGAGATGAGAATCCCACATAGCCAGGTTTCAGTGAATGCT is from Miscanthus floridulus cultivar M001 chromosome 7, ASM1932011v1, whole genome shotgun sequence and encodes:
- the LOC136464138 gene encoding NAC domain-containing protein 7-like, which codes for MDTFSHVPPGFRFHPTEEELVDYYLRKKVASNKIDLDVIKDVDLYKIEPWDLQEKCKIGMEEQNEWYFFSHNDKKYPTGSRTNRATTAGFWKATGRDKPIYTKSCLVGMRKTLVFYRGRAPNGQKSDWIMHEYRLETTENGTAPEEGWVVCRVFKKRVATVQRMADGAPWFDDHVAGGFMPDLISSPRQLMHHHHPAAAVYSGGQQQLYHCKPELGYHHLLPSQDAFLQQLPQLESPKPPPAYIAAQGSCSLQASGYAAQQPPLMEAAYMDDSVTDWRVLDKFVASQLFSHGDGTAKEAGYPSPAQVFQAENKQPEEALDYASTSASAGGEANMWK